A DNA window from Providencia huaxiensis contains the following coding sequences:
- a CDS encoding NAD(P)H-binding protein produces the protein MKILLLGATGLVGSHVLSLALADSRVTQVIAPTRHALAEHEKLQAPIVDFNHLPDEAALWEVDAVICALGSTLKAAGSKAAFRQVDYTYPLTCAQLAKKWRCPTFVLTSALGANAKSPFFYSRVKGQLEQDLMSLGFDSLTLVRPNVIGGEREHTRLGEVVVIRIISFLSSVLPASCQVSPATHIAKALFESAVSPTKGVHVISSKQLI, from the coding sequence ATGAAAATATTACTTTTAGGTGCGACAGGCCTTGTGGGCAGCCATGTTTTATCATTGGCTCTGGCAGACTCTCGTGTGACTCAGGTGATAGCGCCAACACGACATGCATTAGCAGAACATGAGAAATTACAAGCACCTATTGTTGATTTTAATCATTTGCCTGACGAGGCTGCATTATGGGAAGTCGATGCTGTGATTTGTGCGCTGGGCTCAACCCTCAAAGCGGCGGGCTCGAAGGCGGCATTTCGCCAAGTAGACTACACCTATCCTTTAACCTGTGCGCAGCTGGCCAAAAAATGGCGTTGCCCAACATTTGTATTGACTTCTGCGTTGGGGGCAAATGCGAAGTCACCATTTTTCTATAGCCGAGTCAAAGGGCAGCTTGAACAAGATTTAATGTCACTGGGTTTTGATTCTTTAACTTTGGTTCGGCCGAATGTGATTGGTGGTGAGCGTGAACATACGCGTTTGGGGGAAGTTGTTGTGATACGAATTATTTCTTTTCTATCATCTGTATTGCCTGCCAGTTGCCAAGTTAGCCCTGCAACACATATTGCGAAGGCATTATTTGAATCCGCAGTGAGCCCCACTAAAGGGGTTCATGTTATTTCATCTAAACAGCTTATATAA
- the hemP gene encoding hemin uptake protein HemP produces the protein MTAPVAENTVETAKHTVKTDVIESQQLLGPAGKVSIQHNGELYQLRQTRTGKLILTK, from the coding sequence ATGACAGCCCCAGTTGCAGAAAATACCGTCGAAACGGCAAAACACACCGTAAAAACTGACGTGATAGAAAGCCAACAATTATTGGGCCCTGCCGGTAAGGTCTCAATTCAACATAATGGCGAGCTTTATCAATTGAGACAAACACGTACCGGTAAATTGATCTTAACTAAGTAA
- a CDS encoding FecCD family ABC transporter permease — protein sequence MSRFKNPFLVIIVLLFALGGLVLIASNAGAMNFSLKALWQASATDSDWQIWLNIRLPRVLIAILVGLALAVSGAIMQGLFRNPLADPSLLGISSGAALSVAAFIVFSVSLPTVMQGYGHVAAAFIGSLAVSFIIFSLNRSSNGNLAKLLLAGIAINALCMSFIGVLSYISNDQQLRTFSLWMMGTLGNVDWTSLTIAASVILPICAICLMQGAKLNILQLGDEDAHYLGLNVERTKFILLFLSAMLVGCAVAMSGVIGFVGLVVPHLIRMTLGPDHRWLIPGSAIVGAGLLLIADTVARTAVAPAEIPVGLLTGLIGGPYFLWLILRQPAGRI from the coding sequence ATGAGTCGCTTTAAAAACCCATTTTTGGTGATTATCGTTTTATTGTTCGCACTTGGTGGTTTAGTTCTCATCGCGTCGAATGCAGGCGCAATGAACTTTTCATTAAAAGCACTGTGGCAGGCATCTGCCACAGACTCGGATTGGCAGATATGGCTGAATATCCGCCTTCCTCGTGTGTTAATTGCCATTTTAGTCGGCCTTGCTTTGGCGGTGTCTGGTGCCATTATGCAAGGGTTATTTCGTAATCCTCTCGCAGATCCGAGCTTACTCGGTATCAGCAGCGGTGCAGCCCTATCCGTTGCTGCATTTATTGTTTTCTCGGTTTCATTACCTACCGTGATGCAAGGGTATGGCCATGTTGCTGCCGCTTTTATTGGTAGCCTAGCCGTTTCTTTTATTATTTTTAGCTTAAATCGCTCATCAAATGGCAACCTCGCAAAGTTACTTCTCGCAGGCATCGCTATCAATGCACTGTGCATGTCATTCATTGGCGTTCTTAGCTATATCAGCAATGACCAACAACTAAGAACATTCAGCTTATGGATGATGGGCACACTCGGTAATGTTGACTGGACGTCATTGACCATTGCAGCTTCCGTGATTCTGCCTATTTGTGCTATCTGTCTAATGCAGGGCGCTAAACTCAATATTCTGCAATTAGGTGATGAAGATGCACATTACCTTGGGCTTAATGTTGAACGAACCAAATTTATTTTATTATTCCTCAGTGCCATGTTAGTCGGTTGTGCTGTTGCTATGAGCGGCGTTATTGGTTTTGTTGGCCTCGTGGTTCCGCACCTCATTCGCATGACGCTCGGGCCTGATCATCGTTGGCTCATTCCAGGTTCAGCTATCGTCGGTGCGGGGTTATTACTCATTGCCGATACTGTCGCGAGGACTGCGGTTGCACCTGCTGAAATTCCTGTTGGTTTACTGACAGGTTTGATTGGTGGCCCCTACTTCTTATGGCTTATTTTACGCCAGCCTGCAGGGAGGATCTAA
- the frmR gene encoding formaldehyde-responsive transcriptional repressor FrmR, with protein sequence MPHSPKEKKAVLTRVRKLKGQLLALESALEDEVECAAILQQIAAIRGAVNGLMAGVLESHLREGLQESATTQLQKDSVDDAISLIRTYLR encoded by the coding sequence ATGCCACATTCCCCAAAAGAAAAAAAAGCAGTCCTTACACGGGTCAGAAAGTTGAAAGGGCAATTGCTTGCCTTGGAGTCGGCCTTGGAAGATGAAGTTGAATGTGCAGCCATTTTACAACAAATTGCTGCTATTCGCGGTGCAGTTAATGGCTTGATGGCTGGGGTATTAGAGAGTCATTTACGAGAAGGGCTTCAGGAGTCTGCGACAACACAGTTGCAAAAAGACTCTGTAGACGACGCTATCTCATTAATTCGAACATATTTGCGGTAA
- a CDS encoding hemin-degrading factor, with the protein MNSALYERYQQAKTDNKAKYARDLAAYLNVSEAQLLHSRVGHDKAVRLNVDAPTLLTELATVGKVKAITRNEYVVHEQVGRYDNATFSPHGGLILNPRALDLRMFFSHWDAIFALTEDSKHGERHSVQFFDKQGDALHKVYTTDETDMAAWQALIEKYATPDNAELTHEPAAAFTNQPVSEELKQQLEQEWRNMTDVHQFFVLLKKNNLSRQQVFAAVSDDLAWKVPNDSFNQLINTAFKDQNEIMIFVGNRGCVQIFTGEIKKIMPYQSEGSDLKWLNIFNPDFTLHMIENGIAECWVTRKPTQDGHVTSLEVFDNQGNQIAQMYGQRTEGTPEQEQWRQQVTALPRI; encoded by the coding sequence GTGAATTCAGCACTTTACGAGCGTTACCAACAAGCAAAAACAGATAACAAAGCCAAATACGCTCGCGATCTCGCCGCTTATTTAAATGTATCTGAAGCTCAGCTGCTGCATAGTCGTGTTGGCCACGACAAAGCGGTTCGTTTAAACGTCGATGCCCCCACTTTATTGACAGAATTAGCCACTGTTGGAAAAGTGAAAGCGATTACCCGTAACGAGTACGTGGTTCATGAGCAAGTTGGCCGTTATGACAATGCGACATTTAGCCCCCATGGCGGTTTGATTTTAAACCCTCGTGCCCTTGATTTACGGATGTTTTTCAGCCATTGGGACGCTATCTTTGCTTTGACAGAAGACAGCAAGCACGGTGAACGTCATAGTGTCCAATTCTTTGATAAACAAGGTGATGCACTACATAAAGTTTACACCACCGATGAAACGGACATGGCGGCATGGCAAGCACTGATTGAAAAATACGCTACGCCAGACAATGCCGAGTTAACCCACGAACCTGCGGCTGCATTTACTAATCAGCCCGTCAGCGAAGAACTGAAACAACAGTTAGAGCAAGAGTGGCGCAACATGACGGACGTTCACCAGTTCTTTGTTCTGCTCAAGAAAAACAACCTCAGCCGCCAGCAAGTTTTCGCTGCGGTTAGCGATGATTTAGCGTGGAAAGTGCCTAATGATTCCTTCAATCAGCTGATTAACACGGCGTTCAAAGATCAAAATGAAATTATGATTTTTGTGGGCAACCGCGGATGTGTGCAAATTTTTACTGGTGAAATCAAAAAAATCATGCCATATCAAAGTGAAGGTTCAGACTTAAAGTGGCTAAATATTTTCAACCCTGATTTCACCTTGCACATGATTGAAAATGGGATTGCCGAATGCTGGGTTACACGTAAACCAACACAAGATGGCCATGTAACTAGCCTTGAAGTCTTCGATAACCAAGGAAATCAAATCGCACAAATGTATGGGCAGCGTACGGAAGGGACTCCAGAGCAAGAGCAATGGCGCCAACAAGTCACCGCATTACCCCGCATTTAA
- a CDS encoding HEAT repeat domain-containing protein codes for MDSKVINTLLDLTKRKNDDVKIAAISALGDCNIRLKQHSTINRLLELCNDPNKDVAISAIKAISKLSYGGFE; via the coding sequence ATGGATAGCAAAGTCATCAATACATTACTTGATTTAACAAAAAGAAAAAATGATGATGTGAAAATAGCCGCCATATCCGCTTTAGGTGATTGTAATATACGGCTAAAACAACATAGTACGATTAATCGGCTGCTTGAATTATGTAATGACCCAAATAAAGATGTCGCAATCAGTGCCATTAAAGCAATAAGCAAGCTCTCATACGGGGGCTTCGAATAG
- the fghA gene encoding S-formylglutathione hydrolase has protein sequence MERIERHACFGGWQDVYQHQSTVLGCEMKFAVYLPPQAKTAPCPVIYWLSGLTCNEQNFITKAGAQQFAAEYGVILIAPDTSPRGAEVADDEAYDLGQGAGFYVNAQQAPWRNHYKMYDYIVSELPALVETHLPVTDKRSIFGHSMGGHGALMIGLRNPGRYCSLSAFSPIVAPTQVPWGRKAFTAYLGEDTGSWSQYDTVELIEKSESIPPILVDVGTADPFYQEQLKPELFAGVCDKKQFEYRLNLRDGYDHSYYFISSFIGEHIAFHARYLNDNR, from the coding sequence ATGGAGAGAATTGAACGCCATGCGTGCTTTGGGGGCTGGCAGGATGTTTATCAACATCAATCCACCGTACTCGGCTGTGAAATGAAGTTTGCCGTCTACCTACCGCCACAAGCGAAAACAGCGCCTTGCCCAGTGATTTATTGGTTATCAGGGTTAACCTGTAATGAACAAAACTTTATCACTAAGGCGGGAGCCCAACAATTTGCGGCAGAATATGGCGTGATCTTAATTGCACCAGATACCAGCCCTCGTGGTGCTGAGGTCGCTGATGACGAGGCATATGATTTAGGGCAAGGTGCAGGTTTTTATGTGAATGCTCAGCAAGCGCCATGGCGCAATCATTACAAAATGTATGATTATATCGTATCTGAGTTACCCGCTTTAGTTGAAACGCATTTGCCTGTAACGGATAAACGCTCTATTTTTGGCCATTCAATGGGAGGGCATGGGGCTTTAATGATTGGCTTACGTAACCCAGGTCGATATTGTAGTTTATCTGCATTTTCTCCGATTGTTGCGCCAACCCAAGTTCCTTGGGGACGAAAAGCCTTTACGGCTTATTTGGGGGAAGATACGGGTAGTTGGTCCCAATATGATACAGTTGAACTGATTGAAAAATCTGAGTCTATCCCACCTATTTTAGTGGATGTAGGCACTGCGGATCCTTTTTATCAAGAGCAATTAAAACCTGAGTTATTTGCTGGTGTTTGTGACAAAAAGCAATTTGAATATCGATTGAATCTTCGTGATGGCTATGATCACAGCTACTACTTTATTAGTAGCTTTATTGGTGAGCATATTGCATTTCATGCTCGCTATTTAAACGATAATCGCTAA
- a CDS encoding bestrophin family protein: protein MVIRPHQHWFFRLFDWHGSVLSKITFRLSLNIMISIVAVLSFQWYERLGIHLTIAPFSLLGIAIAIFLGFRNNACYSRLIEARTLWASLLINQRNILRNIKGLLPNDPSAQKEFANLLIAFGWSLKHELRKTSPVIDLYRLLPRAIFDEVIQSPFPTSRILLQIGLKVGELRDKKVISDVLFQAINKDINALSEVLGGCERISNTPIPFAYTLILQRTVYLFCSLLPFALVVDLHFMTPFVSVFISYTFLAWDALAEELEDPFGIAANDLPLNAICNSIERNALDMLDIKPLPPQYQPDKYFNLL from the coding sequence ATGGTTATTCGCCCTCATCAACACTGGTTTTTTCGGTTATTTGACTGGCATGGTTCTGTACTGTCAAAAATAACATTTCGGCTTTCTCTAAATATAATGATATCCATCGTGGCTGTACTCAGTTTTCAATGGTACGAACGATTAGGTATACACTTAACGATAGCCCCTTTTAGTTTGCTAGGGATTGCTATCGCAATATTCCTAGGTTTTCGTAATAACGCATGTTATAGCCGCTTGATTGAGGCTAGGACGCTTTGGGCTTCGTTATTGATCAACCAAAGAAATATTCTAAGAAATATTAAAGGATTATTACCCAATGACCCATCAGCTCAAAAGGAATTTGCTAATTTATTGATCGCTTTTGGTTGGAGCCTTAAACATGAATTAAGAAAAACCAGCCCAGTCATTGATTTGTATAGGTTGCTACCCCGAGCTATTTTTGATGAAGTTATCCAAAGTCCGTTTCCCACTAGCCGAATATTATTGCAGATTGGCCTAAAGGTGGGGGAATTACGCGATAAAAAAGTCATCAGTGATGTGCTCTTTCAAGCCATTAATAAAGATATTAATGCGCTATCGGAGGTACTTGGTGGCTGTGAGCGGATTTCGAATACACCGATCCCATTTGCTTATACACTCATTTTGCAGCGAACAGTCTACTTATTTTGTTCATTACTTCCTTTTGCATTGGTCGTTGACTTGCATTTTATGACGCCATTTGTGTCTGTTTTTATTTCTTATACCTTCTTAGCGTGGGATGCATTAGCGGAGGAACTTGAGGATCCTTTTGGGATTGCTGCAAATGATTTACCGCTTAATGCCATTTGTAATAGTATTGAACGTAATGCATTGGATATGTTAGATATTAAACCACTTCCCCCTCAGTACCAGCCAGATAAATACTTCAACTTGTTGTAG
- a CDS encoding heme/hemin ABC transporter substrate-binding protein, with amino-acid sequence MKQWLLILSTLFISFGSYAAERIVTLGGDVTEIVYELGAQEQLVARDSTSLHPEQATKLPDVGYMRMLNAEGVLSMRPTLVLASELAKPSMALSQIEKSGVKIIKVTGKPSLEAIPEKITTIANVVGKTEQGKQLVNQFNQQLSQVNTTPIDKKVLFIMSHGGVMPLAAGRHTAADSVINAVGAKNAMSSFDSYRPLSQEGLLSSQPDLIIFTKEGVKSLGGIEKVWKLQGMSMTPAGKNKALLVVDDVGMLTFSLGTPEVMKQLREALEKSQ; translated from the coding sequence ATGAAACAATGGCTTCTAATCTTATCAACGCTGTTTATCTCTTTTGGTTCTTATGCAGCAGAACGTATCGTCACCTTAGGGGGTGATGTGACGGAAATTGTGTATGAACTCGGAGCACAGGAACAGCTCGTCGCCCGTGACAGCACCAGCCTTCACCCAGAGCAAGCCACCAAGCTCCCTGATGTAGGCTATATGCGTATGCTTAACGCAGAAGGCGTGCTGTCAATGCGCCCGACTTTAGTACTTGCGAGTGAGTTAGCCAAACCCTCAATGGCTCTCTCGCAAATCGAAAAAAGTGGCGTAAAAATTATTAAGGTGACAGGGAAACCCAGTTTAGAAGCCATTCCAGAAAAAATTACCACCATCGCTAACGTGGTCGGTAAAACAGAGCAAGGAAAGCAATTAGTTAATCAATTTAACCAACAGCTCAGCCAAGTAAATACAACTCCTATCGATAAAAAAGTCCTGTTCATTATGAGCCACGGTGGTGTTATGCCTTTAGCGGCAGGACGGCACACAGCGGCAGACAGCGTGATTAACGCAGTCGGTGCAAAAAATGCCATGAGCAGCTTCGACAGCTATCGTCCTCTATCCCAAGAAGGTTTGCTATCAAGCCAACCCGATTTAATCATTTTCACCAAAGAAGGGGTTAAATCATTAGGAGGAATAGAAAAAGTGTGGAAATTACAAGGAATGTCAATGACCCCCGCGGGGAAAAATAAAGCGCTTCTGGTTGTTGATGATGTCGGCATGCTCACCTTCAGTTTAGGTACGCCTGAAGTCATGAAACAACTACGTGAGGCATTAGAAAAATCCCAATGA
- a CDS encoding HEAT repeat domain-containing protein has translation MENNIIETLIELTHRGNDDVKIAAISALGDYKVTVEQQNAINRLLELCKDPNRDVAVSAIKALSKLSEHF, from the coding sequence ATGGAAAATAACATTATTGAAACATTAATTGAGTTAACACATCGTGGAAATGATGATGTTAAAATTGCAGCTATTTCAGCCTTAGGTGATTATAAAGTCACCGTTGAACAACAAAATGCAATCAATCGCTTACTTGAACTCTGTAAAGACCCTAATAGAGATGTTGCAGTGTCTGCAATAAAAGCATTAAGTAAACTCTCTGAACATTTTTAA
- a CDS encoding TonB-dependent hemoglobin/transferrin/lactoferrin family receptor, translating into MSPVLRMSVLTSAILGVIASAQAQTTEPTPKKNHHDVMTVYATGSERDSFEAPMMVTVIKNDSPETQTANTVNDILRKVPGIGVTGTSRTNGQDIYMRGFDRKGILTLVDGVRQGTDTGHVNGTFIDPALIKQVEIIRGPSALLYGSGAMGGVIAWETVDAKDLLREGQDHGFRVFTEAATGDHSFGFGGTAFGRSDNLDGLFSFVTKETGNVRMSNGDDMKNKETIGNLLAKGTWQIDDAQKLSGQMRYYNNDAYEPKNPQQITSASKNLKVNRTTRQRDAQATYNLKPSSQDWLNLTVTPYYSEVNITAKGQGTPYEGRTQKTYGMKVDNKTNFYDFPLAAHNLTYGSEAYQQKQTPYANTTQFPDADITFASGFLQDEISLKDLPVSFIVGTRYDHYKATSDGNEDVKKGKWSSKGAVSITPTEWSMLFASYSEAFRAPSMMEMYNDEVHFQMGPIVNRWKPNPNLKPESTRTAEYGFGLRFDDLLTDRDNLQFKASYFDTKAKDYINTYVTTPDFRNPKNNYTTSINTKRAKIWGWDASMDYKTDYFNWSLAYNHTEGKDESNGKSITSIKPDSVTSNLAVPISDSGFSVGWLGEFTRHTEFNKASKAEQQAGYAVHDFYVSYQGDGQLKGLGTSVVLGNAFDKEYYSSQGIPQDGRNAKLLVSFQW; encoded by the coding sequence ATGTCCCCTGTTTTGCGAATGTCAGTCCTGACCAGCGCCATCTTAGGCGTGATAGCAAGTGCTCAAGCACAAACGACAGAGCCAACACCCAAAAAAAACCATCATGATGTGATGACCGTTTATGCGACAGGTAGCGAACGAGACAGTTTTGAAGCCCCGATGATGGTTACTGTGATTAAAAACGATTCACCTGAAACGCAAACGGCCAATACGGTCAATGATATTTTACGCAAAGTACCAGGGATTGGTGTCACGGGAACCAGTCGAACGAATGGGCAAGATATCTATATGCGCGGCTTCGATCGTAAAGGGATTTTGACCCTTGTGGACGGTGTACGCCAAGGCACAGATACAGGCCATGTCAACGGCACGTTTATTGACCCGGCTCTGATTAAGCAAGTTGAAATCATCCGTGGCCCTTCTGCTCTGCTCTATGGCAGTGGTGCTATGGGAGGTGTGATTGCTTGGGAAACTGTTGATGCCAAAGACTTGTTGCGTGAAGGCCAAGACCACGGTTTCCGTGTCTTTACCGAAGCTGCTACCGGCGATCATAGCTTCGGTTTCGGCGGTACCGCATTTGGTCGTAGTGATAACCTTGATGGGTTATTCAGCTTTGTGACAAAAGAAACCGGTAATGTCCGCATGAGTAATGGCGATGACATGAAAAACAAAGAAACCATCGGTAACCTGCTCGCGAAAGGTACATGGCAAATCGATGATGCACAAAAATTATCAGGCCAAATGCGCTACTATAACAACGATGCCTATGAGCCGAAAAACCCACAACAAATCACCAGTGCCAGTAAAAACTTAAAAGTGAACCGCACCACCCGCCAACGTGATGCGCAAGCTACTTACAACTTAAAACCGTCTTCGCAAGATTGGCTTAACCTGACAGTAACGCCCTATTATTCTGAGGTCAATATTACGGCTAAAGGCCAAGGCACTCCTTACGAGGGCCGGACACAGAAAACTTATGGGATGAAGGTTGATAACAAAACCAATTTCTATGATTTCCCTCTCGCTGCCCACAACTTAACGTATGGCAGTGAAGCTTATCAGCAAAAACAGACCCCTTATGCCAACACAACCCAATTCCCCGATGCGGACATCACCTTTGCATCCGGCTTTTTACAAGATGAAATTAGCCTAAAAGATTTACCTGTTTCCTTTATTGTCGGTACGCGCTATGACCATTATAAAGCCACATCGGATGGCAATGAAGATGTGAAAAAAGGTAAATGGTCATCTAAAGGTGCCGTTAGCATTACACCAACAGAGTGGTCAATGCTATTTGCGTCATATTCAGAAGCCTTCCGAGCCCCTTCTATGATGGAAATGTATAACGACGAGGTCCATTTCCAAATGGGGCCAATCGTTAATAGATGGAAGCCAAACCCTAATCTGAAACCTGAATCAACCCGTACTGCAGAATATGGTTTTGGTCTGCGTTTCGATGACTTATTGACGGATCGCGATAACCTGCAATTTAAAGCCAGTTATTTTGATACCAAAGCCAAAGACTATATCAATACTTACGTGACAACACCTGATTTTAGAAATCCTAAAAATAACTACACCACATCAATCAATACTAAACGCGCCAAAATTTGGGGATGGGATGCCTCGATGGATTATAAAACAGACTATTTCAACTGGAGTTTGGCTTATAACCATACTGAAGGAAAAGATGAATCTAATGGAAAATCAATAACATCAATTAAACCTGATTCTGTCACCAGTAATCTGGCCGTGCCTATCTCAGACAGCGGTTTTTCCGTGGGCTGGTTAGGGGAATTTACGCGCCATACTGAATTCAATAAAGCCTCTAAAGCAGAACAACAAGCGGGCTATGCCGTGCATGACTTCTACGTCAGCTACCAAGGTGACGGGCAACTCAAAGGGTTAGGAACCAGTGTCGTGTTAGGCAATGCTTTTGATAAAGAATATTACTCATCACAAGGCATTCCTCAAGATGGACGTAATGCCAAGCTGCTTGTCAGCTTCCAATGGTAA
- a CDS encoding heme ABC transporter ATP-binding protein, producing the protein MQTKPFLLEAQNLSYKISEKTLIDNVSLSIEQGEFVVIIGPNGAGKSSLLKLLTGYNTPTHGACFIEGRAMVDWDHNALARKRAVMKQHSHLQFAFTVEDVVAMGRTPYGSEHKHTAIDEALSQTSCQSLRQRDYRQLSGGEQQRVQLARVLAQLWQPTAQPACLFLDEPTSALDLYHQQHSLRLLHQLTRQRPLGVCCVLHDLNLTALYADKVLLIHDGKLVAQGSPTDVLTTENLTRWYQADLGVTQHPENNTPHIYLRH; encoded by the coding sequence ATGCAAACAAAACCGTTCTTGTTAGAAGCCCAAAATTTATCGTATAAAATCAGTGAAAAAACGCTTATAGATAATGTGAGTTTATCTATTGAGCAAGGGGAATTCGTGGTGATTATTGGTCCCAATGGCGCAGGGAAATCCAGCCTATTAAAATTGCTAACAGGCTATAACACCCCAACTCATGGCGCATGTTTTATTGAGGGCCGAGCGATGGTTGACTGGGACCATAATGCATTAGCGCGAAAACGTGCCGTCATGAAACAACATAGTCACTTACAATTTGCTTTTACTGTTGAAGATGTCGTTGCGATGGGGAGAACCCCCTACGGCTCAGAGCACAAACACACCGCCATCGATGAAGCCTTATCACAAACCAGTTGCCAATCACTACGGCAGCGAGACTACCGCCAACTTTCAGGGGGGGAACAGCAACGCGTTCAATTGGCTCGAGTATTAGCGCAATTATGGCAACCCACAGCTCAACCCGCTTGTTTGTTTCTCGATGAACCCACTTCAGCGCTTGATTTATATCACCAACAACATAGCTTACGGCTACTACATCAACTTACACGTCAACGACCGTTAGGCGTTTGCTGTGTATTACATGACCTTAATCTAACCGCATTATATGCAGATAAAGTGTTATTAATTCATGATGGGAAGTTGGTCGCCCAAGGTTCCCCTACCGATGTTTTAACGACTGAAAACTTAACACGTTGGTACCAAGCTGACCTCGGTGTAACTCAACATCCTGAAAATAACACGCCTCACATTTATTTGCGTCACTAA
- a CDS encoding S-(hydroxymethyl)glutathione dehydrogenase/class III alcohol dehydrogenase: MKSRAAVAFGPGEPLKIVEIDVMPPKAGEVLVKISHTGVCHTDAFTLSGDDPEGLFPVVLGHEGAGVVVEVGEGVTSVSVGDHVIPLYTAECGKCVFCESGKTNLCVSVRETQGKGVMPDGTTRFSYNGQPVYHYMGCSTFSEYTVVAEVSLAKINPQANHEEVCLLGCGVTTGIGAVHNTAKVQEGDSVAVFGLGGIGLAVIQGARQAKAGRIIAIDTNPSKFELARQFGATECLDPNDFDKPIQQVLIEKTQWGVDHTFECIGNVNVMRAALESAHRGWGQSIIIGVAGAGQEISTRPFQLVTGRSWRGTAFGGVKGRSQLPKMVEDAMKGDIELSPFVTHTLPLESINDAFDLMHEGKSIRTVIHYD, translated from the coding sequence ATGAAATCACGTGCAGCAGTCGCATTTGGCCCTGGTGAGCCATTAAAAATTGTCGAAATTGATGTCATGCCACCAAAAGCCGGGGAAGTGTTAGTTAAGATTAGCCATACAGGTGTTTGCCATACTGACGCTTTTACATTGTCAGGTGATGATCCTGAAGGCTTATTTCCTGTGGTATTAGGACATGAAGGTGCAGGTGTTGTTGTGGAAGTCGGGGAAGGTGTTACCAGCGTTAGCGTGGGTGACCATGTCATTCCTCTTTATACGGCAGAGTGTGGAAAATGTGTTTTTTGTGAATCAGGTAAAACAAACTTATGTGTCTCTGTTAGGGAAACACAAGGTAAAGGTGTGATGCCAGATGGGACAACCCGTTTTTCTTATAATGGGCAGCCGGTTTACCATTATATGGGCTGTTCAACATTCAGCGAATATACGGTGGTTGCTGAAGTTTCTTTGGCGAAAATTAACCCTCAAGCTAATCATGAAGAAGTGTGCTTGTTAGGTTGTGGTGTGACCACGGGTATTGGTGCTGTACATAATACGGCTAAAGTACAAGAAGGCGACTCTGTTGCTGTTTTTGGGCTAGGTGGGATAGGCCTCGCAGTTATTCAAGGGGCAAGACAAGCAAAAGCTGGCCGTATTATTGCCATTGATACTAACCCGTCTAAGTTTGAATTAGCGCGTCAATTTGGTGCGACAGAATGTTTGGATCCTAATGACTTTGATAAGCCGATTCAACAAGTGTTGATTGAGAAAACCCAGTGGGGAGTTGATCATACCTTTGAATGTATTGGTAATGTTAATGTTATGCGTGCAGCACTTGAAAGTGCACATCGAGGATGGGGCCAATCAATTATTATTGGTGTCGCAGGGGCTGGGCAAGAAATCTCAACTCGCCCATTCCAATTAGTAACAGGGCGATCATGGCGTGGCACGGCATTTGGTGGTGTGAAAGGCCGTAGTCAATTACCAAAAATGGTTGAAGATGCTATGAAGGGCGATATTGAGCTGTCTCCATTTGTGACGCACACATTGCCATTAGAGAGTATTAATGACGCATTTGATTTAATGCATGAAGGTAAATCAATCCGCACCGTTATTCACTATGATTAA